Proteins encoded within one genomic window of Triticum aestivum cultivar Chinese Spring chromosome 2D, IWGSC CS RefSeq v2.1, whole genome shotgun sequence:
- the LOC123048324 gene encoding probable glutathione S-transferase GSTF1 gives MAPVKVFGQAMSPNVARVLVFLEEAGADYELVDVDFQAKEHKSPDHLARNPFGQIPAFQDGDLVLFESRAVAKYVARKYKTDEADLLRDGDHSEAAMVDVWTEVEAHTYSAALSPIVYECLIFPLMHGKPTDEKVVDESLGKLRKVLEVYEERLSKHRYLAGDFLSFADLNHFPYTFYFMATPHGALFESYPRVKAWWESIMSRPAIQKLSATMTP, from the exons ATGGCGCCGGTGAAGGTGTTCGGGCAGGCCATGTCGCCGAACGTGGCGCGGGTGCTGGTGTTCCTGGAGGAGGCCGGCGCCGACTACGAGCTCGTCGACGTCGACTTCCAGGCCAAGGAGCACAAGAGCCCCGACCACCTTGCCAGAAAC CCGTTCGGGCAAATCCCCGCGTTCCAGGACGGTGACCTCGTTCTCTTCG AGTCACGAGCGGTCGCAAAGTACGTGGCGCGCAAGTACAAGACGGACGAGGCCGACCTGCTGAGGGACGGCGACCATTCAGAAGCCGCCATGGTGGACGTGTGGACGGAGGTGGAGGCGCACACGTACAGCGCGGCCCTCTCGCCGATCGTCTACGAGTGTCTCATCTTCCCTCTCATGCACGGCAAGCCCACCGACGAGAAGGTCGTCGACGAGAGCCTCGGGAAGCTGAGGAAAGTGCTCGAGGTCTATGAGGAGCGGCTGTCCAAGCACAGGTACCTGGCCGGGGATTTCCTCAGCTTCGCCGACCTCAACCATTTCCCCTACACCTTCTACTTCATGGCGACGCCGCATGGGGCCCTGTTTGAGTCGTACCCGCGCGTGAAGGCGTGGTGGGAGAGCATCATGTCCAGGCCGGCGATTCAGAAGCTCAGTGCAACCATGACACCATGA